A stretch of the Saprospiraceae bacterium genome encodes the following:
- the map gene encoding type I methionyl aminopeptidase — protein sequence MIYLKTEEEIEIMRISSLLVSETLAEIASILKPGISGLALDKKAEEYIRDHKAFPAFKGFHGFPASLCISINEQVVHGIPSKEPIKSGDVVSVDCGVCLNGFYGDSAYTFMVGEVAPEIIQLLKVTIESLELGIQEAKFGNRVGDISQAIQDHTEGKYGYGVVRELVGHGIGKQLHEPPEIPNFGKKGRGLVLKEGLVIAIEPMINLGTRRVKQLKDGWTMVTQDKKPSAHFEHTITVRRDGGEKLSDHKIIEKSVKNNIELTKID from the coding sequence ATGATTTACCTCAAAACAGAAGAGGAAATCGAAATTATGCGGATAAGTTCGCTGCTGGTTTCTGAGACCTTAGCAGAAATTGCAAGTATTCTAAAACCAGGAATTTCTGGTTTGGCATTGGATAAAAAAGCAGAAGAATATATAAGAGATCATAAAGCATTTCCTGCATTTAAGGGTTTTCACGGTTTTCCTGCCAGTTTATGTATTTCCATTAATGAACAGGTGGTACATGGAATACCCTCAAAGGAGCCTATAAAAAGTGGAGATGTCGTTTCAGTAGATTGTGGAGTGTGTTTGAATGGTTTTTATGGAGATTCAGCTTACACCTTTATGGTGGGAGAAGTCGCCCCTGAAATTATCCAATTATTGAAGGTGACGATAGAATCTTTAGAACTCGGAATCCAGGAAGCCAAATTTGGAAACCGGGTGGGAGACATCAGTCAGGCCATACAAGATCATACAGAAGGAAAATATGGCTATGGAGTTGTTCGGGAATTGGTTGGGCACGGAATTGGTAAACAATTACATGAACCCCCGGAGATTCCAAATTTTGGAAAAAAGGGTCGAGGGCTGGTTTTAAAAGAAGGATTGGTCATTGCGATAGAACCCATGATTAATTTGGGTACCCGGAGGGTCAAGCAACTTAAAGACGGTTGGACCATGGTGACTCAGGATAAAAAACCTTCCGCACATTTCGAACACACCATTACGGTGCGAAGAGATGGGGGAGAAAAGCTTTCAGATCACAAAATCATTGAAAAATCTGTGAAAAATAACATAGAATTGACAAAAATTGATTAA
- the infA gene encoding translation initiation factor IF-1 — protein sequence MTKKNLITQDGTIEEALSNAMFRVRLQNDHLIIATISGKMRMNYIRILPGDKVSVEMSPYDLSRGRITYRYK from the coding sequence ATGACCAAAAAGAACCTGATTACCCAGGATGGTACGATAGAAGAAGCACTTTCAAATGCCATGTTTAGGGTAAGACTTCAGAACGATCATCTTATAATTGCGACAATTTCGGGCAAAATGCGGATGAATTATATAAGAATTCTTCCCGGTGACAAAGTATCGGTTGAAATGAGCCCATACGACTTGTCAAGGGGGAGAATTACCTATAGATATAAATAA
- the rpmJ gene encoding 50S ribosomal protein L36 produces MKVRTSIKKRTADCKFVRRKGKLYIINKKNPKFKQRQG; encoded by the coding sequence ATGAAAGTAAGAACCTCCATTAAAAAAAGAACAGCTGACTGCAAGTTTGTACGTCGGAAAGGGAAGTTGTATATAATCAACAAGAAAAATCCTAAATTCAAACAACGTCAAGGTTAA
- the rpsM gene encoding 30S ribosomal protein S13, producing the protein MARIAGVDLPRNKRGVVGLTYIYGIGSTTAKNILSKVGIGESVRVQEWSNDQVQSIAKLIQEEIKVEGELRSDVQLSIKRLMDIACYRGIRHRKGLPVRGQRTKTNARTRKGKRKTVANKKKATK; encoded by the coding sequence ATGGCACGTATTGCAGGGGTTGATTTACCAAGAAATAAAAGAGGAGTTGTAGGCTTAACCTATATCTATGGGATAGGTTCCACAACTGCTAAAAACATATTGTCCAAAGTTGGGATCGGAGAAAGTGTCCGGGTTCAGGAATGGTCAAATGATCAAGTCCAATCAATTGCAAAATTGATTCAGGAAGAGATTAAGGTCGAAGGGGAACTTCGATCAGATGTTCAATTAAGTATTAAACGATTAATGGACATTGCATGTTACCGTGGAATTCGTCACAGAAAAGGACTTCCGGTTCGTGGTCAGCGTACAAAAACCAATGCGCGTACCAGAAAAGGAAAGCGTAAAACTGTAGCAAACAAGAAAAAAGCAACCAAGTAA
- the rpsK gene encoding 30S ribosomal protein S11: MAKGKKVKKRKVKVDSDGIAFIQATFNNIIISLCNKAGEVISWSSAGRSGFRGSKKNTPFAAQMSANTAAATAFDAGMRSAEVFVKGPGSGREAAIRALDSSGIKITKIIDTTPIPHNGCRPPKHRRV, translated from the coding sequence ATGGCAAAAGGAAAAAAGGTTAAAAAGAGAAAAGTTAAAGTTGATTCTGATGGAATTGCATTCATTCAGGCTACTTTTAACAATATCATTATTTCATTGTGCAATAAAGCAGGTGAAGTTATTTCGTGGTCAAGTGCCGGTAGATCTGGTTTCAGAGGTTCAAAAAAGAATACCCCATTCGCTGCACAAATGTCTGCAAATACAGCTGCGGCTACTGCATTTGATGCCGGTATGCGCTCTGCGGAAGTATTTGTAAAAGGTCCTGGTTCAGGTCGTGAAGCTGCCATAAGAGCATTGGATAGTTCCGGGATTAAAATCACTAAAATTATCGACACGACACCGATTCCGCATAATGGTTGCAGACCTCCTAAACATCGTAGAGTATAA
- the rpsD gene encoding 30S ribosomal protein S4 — protein sequence MARYTGPVTKKSRSFGQSLTGYDKSFEKKKYAPGQHGPSRKKKQKSNYALQLIEKQKAKYTYGVLERQFRNIFHDAHKKEGVTGENLFQYLEARLDNTVYRMGIAPTRKGARQMVSHRHINVNGKLVNIPSFRLKPGDVLTVRGKSQGLEFIKHQVAQKTDTRKFPWLEWNADKMEGKFLQYPNREQVPEPINEQLIVELYSK from the coding sequence ATGGCGAGATATACAGGCCCGGTTACTAAAAAATCAAGATCCTTCGGTCAGTCTTTGACTGGTTATGATAAGTCTTTTGAAAAGAAAAAATATGCTCCGGGGCAACATGGTCCTTCCCGTAAAAAGAAGCAAAAATCAAACTATGCTTTGCAGCTGATTGAAAAACAAAAAGCTAAATATACCTATGGCGTTTTAGAACGTCAGTTTAGAAATATCTTCCATGATGCACATAAGAAAGAAGGTGTAACTGGTGAAAACTTATTCCAATATTTGGAAGCTCGTCTGGATAATACCGTTTATCGTATGGGGATTGCTCCAACCCGGAAAGGGGCTCGTCAAATGGTTTCACACCGTCACATCAATGTAAATGGAAAATTGGTCAATATTCCATCATTCCGTTTAAAACCGGGTGATGTATTAACTGTAAGAGGAAAATCTCAAGGATTGGAATTCATTAAGCACCAAGTTGCTCAAAAAACCGATACACGCAAATTTCCTTGGTTGGAATGGAATGCTGATAAGATGGAGGGTAAATTTCTTCAATATCCTAATCGCGAGCAGGTACCTGAACCAATCAACGAACAATTGATTGTCGAGTTGTATTCTAAGTAA
- a CDS encoding DNA-directed RNA polymerase subunit alpha, with protein MSILNFQKPDQIILQKSTDFEGTFEFKPLEPGFGQTIGNSLRRILLSSLEGFAISNVRIAGVEHEFATIKGVMEDVVEIILNLKQVRLKPLMDVNTIKEEKIYITISGKDKFTAGDLENSTNVFKVTNPDLIICRMEPFVNLELELTISKGRGYMPADEMITKDLPIGIIPVDAIYTPIQKVTYSISNTRVGQKTDYEKLILEVRTDGTIHPEEAVKEAARIMIQHLMLITDENITFEDAVRKEDTIVDEHVLHMRKLLKTPLEDLDLSVRAYNCLKAAKINSLAEMVKYDTHELLKFRNFGKKSLVEIEELLQTKNLSFGMDLSKYKLDED; from the coding sequence ATGAGTATTCTTAACTTTCAAAAGCCGGATCAAATCATTCTTCAAAAATCAACCGACTTTGAAGGTACTTTTGAATTTAAGCCGTTGGAACCTGGATTCGGACAAACAATCGGAAATTCCTTAAGAAGAATTCTCTTGTCGTCCCTTGAAGGATTTGCAATTTCAAACGTACGTATTGCCGGCGTTGAACACGAATTTGCTACCATTAAAGGAGTAATGGAAGATGTGGTTGAAATCATCCTGAATCTGAAACAGGTTCGGTTGAAACCATTGATGGATGTAAATACCATCAAAGAAGAAAAAATTTACATCACCATCAGTGGTAAAGATAAATTTACAGCAGGAGACCTTGAAAACAGTACCAATGTTTTTAAAGTTACCAATCCAGACTTGATTATTTGTAGAATGGAGCCTTTTGTGAATTTAGAATTGGAATTAACCATTTCGAAAGGCCGTGGATATATGCCAGCAGATGAAATGATTACTAAGGATTTACCAATTGGAATCATTCCTGTCGATGCCATTTACACGCCGATACAAAAAGTAACTTACAGCATTTCAAATACCAGGGTTGGACAAAAAACGGATTACGAAAAATTAATCCTGGAAGTTAGAACCGATGGTACGATTCATCCAGAAGAAGCTGTAAAAGAAGCTGCTCGAATTATGATTCAGCATTTGATGCTGATTACAGATGAAAACATTACATTCGAAGATGCAGTACGTAAAGAAGATACGATTGTTGATGAACACGTTCTTCATATGCGTAAATTATTAAAAACACCTTTAGAAGATTTAGATTTATCAGTTCGTGCTTACAATTGCTTAAAAGCTGCTAAAATTAATTCATTGGCAGAAATGGTTAAGTATGACACACATGAATTGTTAAAATTCCGGAATTTCGGAAAAAAATCATTGGTGGAAATTGAAGAATTATTACAAACTAAAAACCTGAGTTTCGGAATGGATCTATCCAAATATAAATTGGACGAAGATTAA
- the rplQ gene encoding 50S ribosomal protein L17 encodes MRHGKAFNHLGRKKGHRVALLRNLASALIKHKRINTTLAKAKALRVFIEPLMTKSKSNTTHSRRTVFSYLQDKDSITELFGTVAGKIATRPGGYTRVIRTGFRKGDGAEMAMIEMVDFNDIMISASQSKAPAAEIKKTRRGRTKKSDSATPSVETGGTVVSDEKE; translated from the coding sequence ATGCGACACGGAAAAGCATTTAATCATTTAGGCAGAAAAAAAGGACATCGGGTAGCTCTTTTAAGAAACCTGGCATCTGCTTTAATTAAGCACAAGCGTATTAATACAACGCTTGCGAAAGCAAAAGCATTGAGAGTATTTATTGAACCCTTAATGACTAAATCAAAAAGCAATACCACCCATTCAAGAAGAACGGTATTTAGCTATTTGCAGGATAAAGATTCAATCACAGAATTATTTGGAACGGTTGCAGGTAAAATTGCTACCAGACCAGGTGGTTATACCCGTGTAATCCGTACAGGATTTAGAAAAGGGGATGGAGCTGAAATGGCCATGATTGAAATGGTTGATTTTAACGACATCATGATTTCTGCTTCGCAGTCAAAAGCACCAGCTGCTGAAATTAAAAAGACTCGTAGAGGCCGGACAAAAAAATCAGATTCAGCCACTCCATCGGTTGAAACCGGCGGGACTGTTGTCTCTGATGAGAAGGAATAA
- the carA gene encoding glutamine-hydrolyzing carbamoyl-phosphate synthase small subunit yields MPTSSTQNAWLLLQDGTYFKGFAAGKTGTFGAEICFNTGMTGYQEIYTDPSYYGQIMINTNVHIGNYGIIHNEAESANVQIRGLVCRNFSWHLSRTQAEENLNDYLERNGVICIHGIDTRALVRHIRIHGAMNAVISTELSEIKELAKFLDSVPNMEGLELASKVSTETAYLIGNPESKLRLAAMDYGIKKSILKQLEIMGFYIKVFPAKSTIQEINAWNPDAYFLSNGPGDPEVMEYAIDTVTAMIATRKPVFGICLGHQLVNLALGVSTFKMHHGHRGTNHPVKNLISGLGEITSQNHGFSVKQEDIVKHNSEIELTHINLNDQSVEGIRHKTLPVFSVQYHPEAGPGPHDSRYLFKQFYQNTAKLNQESLIHE; encoded by the coding sequence ATGCCAACCAGCTCTACTCAAAATGCATGGCTGCTTTTACAAGACGGTACCTATTTCAAAGGCTTTGCAGCAGGTAAAACAGGTACTTTTGGAGCTGAGATTTGTTTCAATACCGGGATGACCGGTTATCAAGAAATCTATACCGATCCTAGTTATTACGGTCAGATAATGATTAATACCAATGTTCATATTGGAAATTATGGAATTATTCATAATGAAGCAGAATCTGCAAATGTTCAAATACGGGGTTTGGTTTGTCGAAATTTTTCATGGCATCTGAGTCGGACGCAAGCTGAAGAAAATCTAAATGATTATCTCGAAAGAAATGGCGTTATCTGCATTCATGGCATTGATACCAGAGCTTTGGTACGACATATCCGGATTCATGGTGCTATGAATGCGGTCATATCTACAGAACTAAGTGAAATTAAAGAATTAGCAAAATTTTTAGATAGTGTACCTAACATGGAAGGCCTCGAATTGGCTTCCAAAGTAAGTACAGAAACAGCTTACTTAATTGGGAATCCAGAAAGTAAACTGCGATTGGCAGCAATGGATTATGGTATAAAAAAATCCATCTTGAAGCAACTTGAAATCATGGGTTTTTATATAAAAGTATTTCCAGCAAAAAGCACCATCCAGGAAATTAATGCATGGAATCCAGATGCCTATTTCTTGTCCAATGGTCCAGGAGATCCTGAAGTTATGGAATATGCCATTGATACGGTAACAGCCATGATTGCAACCAGGAAACCAGTCTTTGGAATTTGCCTGGGTCATCAATTGGTAAATCTGGCTTTAGGTGTCTCTACATTTAAAATGCATCATGGACATCGTGGAACCAACCATCCTGTAAAGAACTTAATCAGTGGATTGGGTGAAATCACAAGTCAAAATCATGGATTTTCAGTAAAACAGGAAGATATTGTAAAACACAATTCTGAAATTGAATTAACCCACATCAATTTAAATGATCAGTCGGTTGAAGGAATACGTCATAAAACTTTGCCTGTTTTTAGTGTGCAATACCATCCGGAAGCTGGGCCGGGTCCGCATGATTCAAGGTACTTGTTTAAACAGTTTTATCAAAATACAGCGAAACTAAACCAAGAAAGTTTAATACATGAGTGA
- the eno gene encoding phosphopyruvate hydratase, which produces MSEIIDIRARQILDSRGFPTVEVEVETEFGIVERAAVPSGASTGKHEAVELRDGDQTKFLGKGVLKACQFIEEELAEEILGMDVSQQRAIDKTMIEADGTENKSRFGANAILGISLAVAKAASTEANLPLYKYIGGVNAHTLPVPLMNIVNGGAHADNKLDFQEFMIAPVGASTFAEALRMGSEVFHNLKAVLKSKGFSTNVGDEGGFAPALNTNEEALDLIMLAIDKAGYKAGQDIALAMDPAVSELFDEKTQRYVFHKSDGRSLSSEQMVDYWIRLAANYPLVSIEDALAEDDWNAWIALTKAIGHKIQLVGDDLFVTNPKRIQQGISLHAANAVLIKLNQIGTLTETIDAVQLAQSNSFKCVMSHRSGETEDTTIADLAVALHCGQIKTGSLSRSDRVAKYNQLLRIEEELDNQAYYPGKMIFDK; this is translated from the coding sequence ATGAGTGAGATCATAGATATCCGTGCAAGGCAAATTTTGGACAGTAGGGGATTTCCAACTGTTGAAGTTGAAGTAGAAACTGAATTTGGAATTGTAGAACGCGCTGCGGTTCCTTCAGGAGCATCAACAGGAAAACATGAAGCCGTTGAATTGAGGGATGGAGATCAAACTAAATTTTTAGGAAAAGGAGTGCTCAAAGCATGTCAATTCATTGAGGAAGAGCTTGCCGAGGAAATTCTTGGAATGGACGTTTCTCAGCAACGTGCAATTGATAAAACAATGATTGAAGCGGATGGAACTGAAAACAAATCCAGATTTGGAGCCAATGCGATCCTGGGAATTTCATTGGCAGTTGCAAAAGCAGCGTCAACAGAAGCAAATCTTCCTCTTTACAAATATATAGGTGGGGTGAATGCCCATACACTCCCGGTCCCTTTAATGAATATCGTAAACGGAGGTGCCCATGCAGACAATAAGCTCGATTTTCAGGAATTCATGATAGCACCCGTTGGAGCTTCAACGTTTGCAGAAGCTTTGCGGATGGGCTCAGAAGTTTTTCACAATTTGAAAGCCGTTTTAAAATCGAAAGGCTTTTCAACCAATGTTGGGGATGAAGGAGGTTTTGCTCCTGCTCTCAACACGAATGAAGAAGCCTTGGATCTGATCATGCTTGCTATAGATAAAGCGGGCTATAAAGCAGGACAAGACATTGCACTGGCAATGGATCCGGCCGTATCTGAACTTTTTGATGAGAAAACACAAAGATATGTTTTTCATAAATCGGATGGAAGGTCTTTGAGTAGCGAACAGATGGTCGATTATTGGATACGCTTAGCGGCTAATTATCCGCTTGTATCGATCGAAGATGCTTTAGCTGAAGACGATTGGAATGCCTGGATTGCATTGACAAAAGCTATTGGACATAAGATTCAATTGGTTGGTGATGATTTGTTTGTTACCAATCCAAAGCGAATCCAACAAGGGATCTCACTCCATGCTGCCAATGCGGTATTAATTAAACTCAACCAAATTGGAACCTTAACCGAAACCATCGATGCCGTTCAATTAGCACAAAGCAACTCATTTAAGTGCGTGATGAGTCACCGTTCTGGCGAAACAGAGGATACAACCATTGCTGATTTGGCGGTTGCACTTCACTGCGGGCAAATTAAAACAGGTTCATTATCCCGTTCCGACCGGGTCGCTAAATACAATCAACTGCTCCGAATTGAGGAAGAATTGGATAATCAGGCATATTATCCGGGCAAAATGATATTTGATAAATAA
- a CDS encoding septum formation initiator family protein — MPNIPVIVSQKKKTIPLITYLPHWISIHKYWLTAVSFLVYMYFFDQYRIPVALKIYSNLTSLEKERDEFLKLIVKVRDDKRDFENNYEKFAREKYYMSKSDEDVFIIEKQ; from the coding sequence TTGCCTAATATTCCTGTGATTGTGTCTCAGAAGAAGAAAACGATCCCCTTAATTACCTATCTACCTCATTGGATTTCGATCCATAAGTATTGGTTGACAGCAGTGTCATTCCTTGTCTATATGTATTTTTTTGATCAATACAGGATACCCGTTGCCCTAAAAATTTACTCGAATCTTACATCGCTTGAAAAGGAGCGGGATGAATTTCTAAAATTAATCGTAAAAGTTCGCGACGATAAACGTGATTTTGAGAATAATTATGAGAAATTTGCGCGCGAAAAGTATTACATGTCCAAATCTGATGAGGATGTGTTTATAATCGAGAAACAGTAA
- the sucD gene encoding succinate--CoA ligase subunit alpha: MAVLVGSHSRVLVQGFTGKEGSFHAEQMIAYGTNVIGGVTPGKGGQTHLDRPVFNTVLDAVKKADANTSIIFVPPAFAADAIMEAAEAGIGVIVCITEGVPVQDMVKVKEYLKNYPCRLIGPNCPGIITPGEAKIGIMPGFIHQKGHIGIISRSGTLTYEAVDQVTKAGMGQSTCIGIGGDPIPGTTTLEAVQLLMADYQTEGIIMIGEIGGNMETEAAEWIKEYGTKPVVGFIAGQTAPKGRKMGHAGAIIGGAADTAEAKMAVMAACGIHVVQSPADIGITMKQVLSK, from the coding sequence ATGGCGGTATTGGTTGGATCCCATTCAAGGGTCTTGGTTCAGGGTTTTACAGGAAAGGAAGGTAGTTTTCACGCAGAACAAATGATTGCTTACGGTACCAATGTAATTGGCGGGGTAACACCTGGTAAAGGTGGGCAAACCCATTTAGACCGTCCTGTTTTTAATACAGTGTTAGACGCAGTTAAAAAGGCGGACGCAAACACTTCAATCATATTTGTTCCTCCAGCGTTTGCTGCGGATGCAATTATGGAGGCTGCAGAAGCTGGAATCGGTGTAATCGTTTGCATTACAGAAGGTGTACCCGTTCAAGACATGGTAAAGGTTAAGGAATATCTCAAAAATTATCCATGCCGGCTTATTGGTCCAAATTGTCCTGGAATCATTACCCCGGGTGAGGCGAAAATTGGTATTATGCCAGGGTTCATTCATCAAAAAGGACATATTGGAATCATATCCCGTTCTGGAACTTTGACTTATGAAGCCGTAGATCAAGTCACAAAAGCCGGAATGGGACAATCTACTTGTATAGGCATTGGAGGAGATCCAATTCCTGGAACCACCACCCTGGAGGCTGTCCAATTATTGATGGCAGATTATCAAACCGAAGGCATCATTATGATTGGTGAGATCGGTGGAAACATGGAAACCGAAGCTGCCGAATGGATTAAAGAATATGGTACGAAACCGGTAGTTGGATTTATTGCCGGACAAACGGCACCCAAAGGACGTAAAATGGGCCACGCAGGAGCCATTATAGGTGGGGCCGCAGATACCGCAGAAGCAAAAATGGCAGTGATGGCAGCCTGTGGAATTCATGTGGTCCAATCTCCAGCCGATATTGGCATTACAATGAAACAGGTCTTATCAAAATAA
- a CDS encoding sterol desaturase family protein has product MLLNISLIVVSFLAMEFVAWFTHKFIMHGILWSWHEDHHKPHQMKTGFWEKNDRFFLVFAIPSMICYMAGSYFPDFRFLLFIGIGISIYGLCYFLVHDVYIHRRFNWFKQLDSPYSKAVLKAHGAHHAKQTKEDCESFGMLLVNPRYFSKKKKATAN; this is encoded by the coding sequence ATGCTCTTAAATATCAGCTTAATCGTAGTTTCTTTTTTAGCAATGGAATTTGTTGCCTGGTTTACCCATAAGTTTATCATGCATGGAATTCTTTGGTCCTGGCATGAAGATCATCACAAACCGCATCAAATGAAAACGGGTTTTTGGGAAAAGAATGACCGGTTCTTTTTGGTCTTTGCCATCCCTTCTATGATTTGTTATATGGCCGGATCCTACTTTCCTGATTTTCGGTTTTTGCTATTTATAGGAATTGGAATCTCTATTTACGGTCTCTGTTATTTTCTGGTTCATGATGTGTATATCCATCGAAGATTTAACTGGTTTAAGCAATTGGACAGTCCGTATTCCAAGGCTGTATTAAAAGCCCATGGCGCCCATCATGCCAAGCAAACCAAAGAAGATTGCGAATCTTTCGGAATGTTGCTGGTGAATCCTCGTTACTTCTCCAAAAAGAAAAAAGCTACAGCCAACTAA